One window from the genome of Thalassospira xiamenensis M-5 = DSM 17429 encodes:
- a CDS encoding dihydroxy-acid dehydratase, whose product MPQSLPNAITIDEKANPYRDCIQGLANQPITVVRLLRDAVNENPVVASDRKFNVPEIRDVVGRLVENRPRIAIIGGAPDHPAHLLDRPQALMAAIRIWEMGGVPFLFHVPVICDGTAQNNIGQSYSLASRNHTAAAVNITFEGHSYHAAYVIAGCDKSPAAVVAGLAAADQARKYRGDQAPVWAVFAPSHVLKGGEIPDGTRRLLDKIADDADRAGHDDLGSDIRENMRYILQCTSDEAFAGLLDRARLLGIIDGKMERRVLDELAGATCDSKGGICAFNGTGNSSRTMLAAFGLTPPELELLTDVPPYAAVAAGIDAMFGVFNKPEYAISNLLKRNFANFVRIHNATGSSSNMLLHLPFMMRYAGFDVTIDDYQDVRLKTPVPEIFAHSLTENRDTFVLAQQMAEGKNRGMESIYRVLADLGVAMDLDAPTVLGKTWGERIANLENPVDLSLGDKSVIRATPVRKRSGVDVLTGSFFENCAVKTSGMSDHLIEHFDNHVFIVRYYENEHVCNADFASPDLVTRLIETDGVDEELIAAVVRRNGGNRVDMDAPKDMQAQGHLSFAFVIGGQGPEAYGMPEMFSPSQNLRHHRILEASSMLITDGRYSGVTKGACIGHMVPEAFVGGGIGHLRDGDVLRLDLTKNTLDWLDRDAFLAGMETAGSPIDLADRASLFAERQKRMIARQYDIAASNVMDHVSNAARGIVPGVVDRRAVNPWRS is encoded by the coding sequence ATGCCCCAATCCCTTCCCAATGCCATCACCATTGACGAAAAAGCCAATCCCTATCGCGACTGCATTCAGGGGCTAGCCAATCAGCCGATTACGGTTGTGCGGCTATTGCGCGATGCGGTGAATGAAAACCCGGTTGTCGCCAGCGACCGGAAATTCAATGTACCGGAAATCCGAGATGTGGTCGGGCGACTGGTGGAAAACCGGCCACGCATTGCGATTATCGGCGGCGCACCGGATCATCCGGCGCATTTGCTGGATCGGCCACAGGCTTTGATGGCGGCAATTCGCATATGGGAAATGGGTGGGGTGCCGTTCCTGTTTCATGTGCCGGTGATTTGCGATGGCACCGCGCAGAATAATATCGGCCAAAGCTATTCCCTGGCATCGCGGAACCATACGGCGGCGGCGGTCAATATTACCTTTGAAGGCCACAGCTATCATGCGGCCTACGTCATTGCCGGGTGCGACAAATCACCCGCCGCGGTGGTGGCTGGGCTGGCAGCCGCCGATCAGGCGCGCAAATATCGTGGTGATCAGGCCCCGGTCTGGGCGGTGTTTGCCCCGTCCCACGTCCTGAAGGGCGGGGAAATTCCCGATGGAACCCGCCGGTTGCTGGATAAAATTGCCGATGATGCAGATCGGGCCGGGCATGATGACCTTGGTTCGGATATTCGCGAAAATATGCGCTATATTCTGCAATGCACGTCTGACGAAGCCTTTGCCGGGTTGCTGGACCGGGCGCGGTTATTGGGCATTATCGATGGCAAGATGGAACGCCGGGTTCTTGATGAGCTTGCCGGGGCGACCTGTGATTCCAAGGGGGGAATTTGCGCCTTTAACGGTACAGGTAATTCATCGCGCACCATGCTGGCTGCCTTTGGCCTGACACCGCCCGAACTGGAATTGCTTACCGATGTGCCGCCCTATGCAGCAGTGGCGGCCGGGATTGATGCGATGTTTGGGGTCTTCAACAAACCCGAATATGCGATCAGCAATCTGTTGAAACGCAACTTTGCCAATTTCGTGCGTATTCATAATGCCACGGGGTCAAGCAGCAACATGCTGCTGCATTTGCCCTTCATGATGCGCTATGCCGGGTTTGACGTGACGATTGATGATTATCAGGATGTGCGTCTTAAAACACCGGTGCCGGAAATCTTCGCCCATAGCCTGACGGAAAATCGCGATACCTTTGTTCTGGCCCAGCAAATGGCCGAAGGCAAAAATCGTGGTATGGAAAGTATCTATCGCGTTCTTGCCGATCTTGGTGTGGCGATGGATCTGGATGCGCCGACGGTTCTTGGCAAAACATGGGGCGAACGGATTGCCAATCTTGAAAACCCCGTCGATCTGTCACTTGGCGATAAATCGGTTATCCGGGCGACCCCTGTACGCAAGCGGTCCGGCGTGGATGTTCTGACCGGCAGCTTCTTTGAAAATTGTGCGGTCAAGACATCGGGCATGAGCGACCATCTGATCGAACATTTCGACAATCACGTTTTCATCGTACGCTATTATGAAAATGAGCATGTCTGTAACGCTGATTTTGCCTCGCCCGATCTGGTGACGCGCCTGATTGAAACCGATGGCGTGGACGAAGAACTGATTGCTGCCGTGGTCCGGCGCAATGGTGGTAACCGGGTTGATATGGACGCCCCCAAGGATATGCAGGCACAGGGGCATTTGTCCTTTGCCTTTGTGATTGGCGGGCAGGGGCCGGAAGCCTATGGCATGCCGGAAATGTTTTCACCGTCCCAGAACCTGCGCCACCATCGCATCCTTGAAGCGTCAAGCATGCTGATCACTGATGGCCGTTATTCCGGCGTGACCAAGGGGGCGTGTATCGGCCATATGGTGCCCGAGGCATTCGTGGGTGGCGGCATCGGTCATCTGCGCGACGGGGATGTGCTGCGTCTTGATCTGACAAAAAATACACTGGACTGGCTGGATCGCGATGCGTTCCTTGCAGGGATGGAAACGGCCGGAAGCCCGATTGATCTGGCGGATCGTGCGTCGTTATTTGCTGAACGGCAAAAACGCATGATCGCACGTCAATACGATATCGCAGCCAGCAACGTGATGGATCATGTATCGAACGCTGCACGCGGGATTGTCCCCGGTGTGGTGGATCGTCGTGCGGTCAATCCGTGGCGAAGCTGA
- a CDS encoding SDR family NAD(P)-dependent oxidoreductase codes for MTASYHDIEGKSVLVTGGASGIGASIVRAFCAQGARVGFFDIDDAAAAKLCAEIERDLDVRPHYMSLDLRDQAGIPKAVTEMASKIGVIDVLVNNAARDDRHSPEETGPNEWRDKLDVNLSHQFFCSRAVAKGMAEKGRGSIINFSSVSYLMGLPDLVGYETAKAGIVGMTRALARDWGADGIRVNTVIPGCIITQRQLDLWISPADEERIQEQQCVKRRLVGDDVAQMVLFLASDVSSACSSQSFIVDGGLV; via the coding sequence ATGACAGCGAGTTATCACGACATAGAGGGCAAATCGGTTCTGGTGACCGGTGGCGCGTCGGGCATCGGGGCGTCTATCGTCCGGGCCTTTTGTGCGCAGGGCGCGCGGGTCGGCTTTTTTGATATCGATGATGCTGCTGCTGCAAAACTGTGTGCCGAAATCGAACGTGATCTGGATGTTCGTCCGCACTACATGTCACTTGATCTGCGCGATCAGGCCGGGATTCCCAAGGCTGTTACCGAAATGGCATCGAAAATCGGTGTGATTGATGTGCTGGTCAATAATGCCGCCCGCGATGACCGCCACAGTCCAGAAGAAACCGGGCCGAATGAATGGCGTGACAAGCTTGATGTCAATCTGTCACATCAGTTTTTCTGTTCGCGTGCCGTGGCAAAGGGCATGGCCGAAAAGGGCCGTGGCAGCATCATTAATTTCAGTTCGGTAAGTTACTTGATGGGGTTGCCCGATCTGGTCGGTTATGAAACCGCCAAGGCTGGCATTGTTGGCATGACACGCGCCTTGGCACGTGACTGGGGTGCGGATGGCATTCGGGTCAATACCGTGATTCCGGGCTGTATTATTACCCAGCGCCAGCTTGATCTTTGGATCAGCCCCGCGGACGAGGAACGCATTCAGGAACAGCAATGCGTCAAACGCCGCCTTGTCGGGGATGATGTTGCACAGATGGTGCTTTTCCTGGCATCCGACGTATCATCGGCGTGCTCGTCACAAAGCTTTATCGTCGATGGCGGGCTTGTCTGA